A single genomic interval of uncultured Pseudodesulfovibrio sp. harbors:
- a CDS encoding ABC transporter ATP-binding protein encodes MANLILDDICVRFGGLQALTDVSFSVSEGEVVGLIGPNGAGKTTVFNVITGVYTASSGKVTYDGTTITGLRPYQVLSMGVARTFQNIRLFQNMTALENCMVAQHSRSKKGVVGAILRSPSQRREEKRIQEKSQKALDFMGLGGIADEVASNLPYGHQRRLEIARALASEPDTILLDEPAAGLNPAESLELMESIGRITELGINVLMVEHDMKVVMGICNRIVVLDHGVMIAEGLPEEIQKNPDVIEAYLGQ; translated from the coding sequence ATGGCAAATCTTATTCTTGATGATATTTGTGTGCGATTCGGGGGGCTTCAAGCTCTGACCGACGTCTCTTTTTCCGTTTCCGAGGGTGAAGTCGTCGGATTGATCGGCCCCAATGGAGCCGGGAAAACGACTGTTTTTAACGTGATAACGGGTGTTTATACCGCATCCTCCGGCAAGGTGACCTATGACGGCACGACCATCACGGGGTTGCGGCCCTATCAGGTGCTGTCCATGGGGGTCGCCAGAACTTTTCAGAACATCCGGCTTTTCCAGAACATGACCGCGCTTGAGAACTGCATGGTCGCGCAGCACAGCCGGTCGAAAAAAGGCGTTGTCGGAGCCATTCTCCGCAGTCCTTCCCAAAGGCGTGAGGAAAAACGCATTCAGGAGAAGTCGCAGAAGGCGCTTGATTTCATGGGGCTTGGCGGTATCGCTGACGAGGTCGCCTCCAATCTGCCTTATGGACATCAGCGCAGGCTGGAGATCGCCCGTGCATTGGCGAGCGAGCCGGACACCATCCTTCTGGACGAACCCGCTGCCGGATTGAACCCGGCCGAGTCGCTGGAGCTGATGGAATCCATCGGGCGCATTACCGAACTCGGTATCAACGTCCTCATGGTGGAGCACGACATGAAAGTCGTTATGGGTATCTGCAACCGCATTGTGGTTCTTGACCATGGTGTAATGATCGCGGAGGGGCTGCCTGAAGAGATTCAGAAGAACCCGGATGTGATTGAGGCATATCTTGGCCAGTAA
- a CDS encoding branched-chain amino acid ABC transporter substrate-binding protein, translating into MKRILFLACVFLLAASTAFAGDVLKLGSMSPLTGPYAADGNDIKNGTMTAIEVFKQDGGMPGYDDITLSPQDTACDPRQAVAAANKLINDEVTGVVGAYCSSSTLPASEPLNEEDIVMLTPASTNEKVTERGLPYMFRVCGRDDDQSKVAIKFMVDYLKAKSVYLVDDKTAYSQGLADNVEKASPAAGIKVLGHDHVNQGDKDFSAVLTKVKAANPDVFYVSLQNSATGALLIIQARRMGINAKFLGQDAVYHPQLMSIAKKDAEGVFLTFGYVDTEAPAYKKFIAAYKPKYGDPGAYSAYSYDSAMTYLLAVKKAGTTDAAKVAETIKGMDYAGASKQIKFKANGDSGSNYIIRMVKGGKFVNYWNPATGELY; encoded by the coding sequence ATGAAACGGATCCTGTTCCTGGCCTGTGTATTTCTGCTGGCCGCTTCCACCGCCTTTGCCGGTGACGTGCTGAAACTCGGTTCCATGAGCCCGCTGACCGGCCCTTACGCCGCTGACGGCAACGACATCAAGAACGGCACCATGACCGCCATCGAAGTCTTCAAGCAGGACGGCGGCATGCCCGGTTACGACGACATCACCCTGTCGCCGCAGGATACCGCCTGCGATCCGCGTCAGGCCGTCGCCGCTGCCAACAAGCTCATCAACGATGAAGTGACCGGCGTTGTCGGTGCATACTGCTCCAGCTCCACGCTGCCCGCATCCGAGCCGCTGAACGAGGAAGACATCGTCATGCTCACCCCGGCCTCCACCAATGAAAAGGTCACCGAGCGCGGCCTGCCGTACATGTTCCGCGTCTGCGGCCGTGACGACGACCAGTCCAAGGTCGCCATCAAGTTCATGGTCGATTACCTCAAGGCCAAGTCCGTGTATCTGGTGGACGACAAGACCGCCTATTCCCAGGGCCTCGCCGACAACGTTGAAAAAGCCAGCCCCGCAGCAGGCATCAAGGTTCTTGGTCACGATCACGTGAACCAGGGCGACAAGGATTTCTCCGCAGTCCTGACCAAGGTCAAGGCCGCCAATCCCGACGTTTTCTACGTCTCGCTCCAGAACTCCGCCACGGGCGCACTGCTTATTATTCAGGCCCGCCGCATGGGCATCAATGCCAAGTTCCTCGGACAGGACGCCGTGTACCATCCGCAGTTGATGTCCATCGCCAAGAAGGACGCCGAAGGCGTGTTCCTGACCTTCGGTTATGTTGATACCGAAGCTCCGGCCTACAAGAAGTTCATCGCTGCCTACAAGCCTAAGTACGGTGATCCGGGTGCCTACTCCGCCTACTCCTACGACTCCGCCATGACCTACCTGCTGGCAGTCAAGAAGGCCGGTACCACTGATGCCGCCAAGGTCGCCGAGACCATCAAGGGTATGGACTATGCTGGCGCTTCCAAGCAGATCAAGTTCAAGGCCAACGGCGATTCCGGTTCCAACTACATCATCCGCATGGTCAAGGGTGGCAAGTTCGTGAACTACTGGAACCCGGCTACCGGCGAACTCTACTAA
- a CDS encoding SDR family oxidoreductase — protein MQKTVLITGATAGFGQAMARRYAAEGWKIVITGRRTERLEALQSELAPAPVHTLCFDVQDKSAIDDALAGLPDEFAKIDVLVNNAGLALGLDPAQSCDLDDWETMIDTNIKGLLYMTRAILPGMIKRKRGHVVNLGSVAGTYPYPGGNCYGGTKAFVNHFSKNLIADLLGTPIRVTNIEPGLCESEFSIVRFGGDADKAAGVYEGTEPILPDDIAEIVYWTTALPPHININSLEVMPVDQGFSPFAINRK, from the coding sequence ATGCAAAAAACCGTACTCATCACCGGAGCCACAGCAGGCTTCGGACAGGCCATGGCACGCCGATACGCGGCCGAAGGCTGGAAAATCGTCATAACCGGACGCCGCACCGAGCGTCTTGAAGCACTCCAAAGCGAACTTGCGCCCGCCCCGGTTCATACTCTCTGTTTCGATGTGCAGGACAAATCCGCTATCGACGATGCACTGGCGGGCCTTCCCGACGAATTTGCCAAGATTGACGTCCTTGTAAACAACGCGGGACTCGCCCTTGGCCTTGATCCGGCCCAATCCTGCGATCTGGATGACTGGGAGACCATGATCGATACAAACATCAAGGGCCTGCTCTACATGACCCGCGCCATACTCCCCGGCATGATCAAGCGGAAACGCGGCCATGTGGTCAACCTCGGTTCCGTTGCCGGCACGTACCCCTACCCCGGCGGCAACTGCTACGGCGGAACAAAGGCCTTTGTGAATCACTTTTCCAAGAACCTCATCGCCGACCTGCTCGGCACGCCCATCCGCGTCACCAACATCGAACCGGGGCTGTGCGAATCGGAATTTTCCATCGTCCGTTTCGGTGGGGACGCCGACAAGGCCGCAGGCGTCTATGAAGGCACCGAGCCGATCCTTCCCGACGACATCGCGGAGATCGTTTACTGGACCACCGCCCTGCCGCCGCACATCAACATCAACTCCCTTGAAGTCATGCCCGTAGACCAAGGGTTCAGTCCTTTCGCCATCAACCGCAAATAA
- the qmoC gene encoding quinone-interacting membrane-bound oxidoreductase complex subunit QmoC, translating to MSNTVKVQPDLNFVKELQEVGGDSLKKCYQCATCSVVCPLSPADNPYPRKEMVWAQWGLKDRLVNDIDIWLCHNCGTCSDLCPRGAKPGDLLSALRNMAYRNLAPLPIIGKLMSSSSGMLPLAAVPAILYGIIWVIMAGKLGSFLPEFAWDAASHGWVPVEDGIIAFGGLFPGDYTIDPVFMAVFAFMIWGFYAGVRNMLKAFDAQPKTFIVGRKDAPNMIEALIDTVKYEILQHTQFLDCNDEDADELDVKRATGHRWLMFAFIALMVVTGVVAGSHWGGWLLRNIGIEGLGGIVSAIGHTPMPFYHPIKLLALVGAGLGVYGLIALTKRRVNLDETKQSSSWYDWYLITLIWTIFLTGIGAMVFRVLGAAILAYPVYYVHLITVFMLLAYLPWSKLGHLVYRTVALSYAKKIGRIPMGADK from the coding sequence ATGTCAAATACCGTCAAGGTACAACCGGACCTTAACTTCGTTAAAGAGTTGCAGGAAGTCGGTGGCGACTCTTTGAAGAAATGCTACCAGTGCGCCACATGCTCTGTCGTGTGCCCGCTCTCCCCGGCTGACAATCCTTACCCGCGTAAGGAAATGGTCTGGGCGCAGTGGGGTCTGAAAGACCGCCTGGTCAATGATATCGACATCTGGCTTTGCCACAACTGCGGCACCTGTTCCGACCTGTGCCCGCGTGGTGCCAAACCGGGCGACCTGCTGTCCGCCCTGCGTAACATGGCCTACCGCAATCTGGCTCCGCTTCCGATCATCGGCAAGCTGATGTCCAGCTCTTCGGGCATGCTGCCGCTGGCCGCCGTTCCGGCGATCCTCTACGGCATCATCTGGGTCATCATGGCCGGCAAGCTCGGCTCTTTCCTGCCCGAGTTCGCTTGGGACGCCGCCAGCCACGGCTGGGTTCCGGTCGAGGACGGCATCATCGCATTCGGTGGACTGTTCCCCGGCGATTACACCATCGACCCGGTCTTCATGGCAGTGTTCGCCTTCATGATCTGGGGCTTCTATGCGGGTGTCCGCAACATGCTCAAGGCGTTTGACGCGCAGCCCAAGACGTTCATCGTGGGCCGCAAGGACGCTCCGAACATGATTGAAGCGCTCATTGATACCGTGAAATACGAAATCCTGCAGCACACCCAGTTCCTCGACTGCAACGACGAAGACGCAGACGAACTCGACGTGAAGCGCGCAACCGGCCACCGCTGGCTCATGTTCGCCTTCATCGCTCTGATGGTCGTTACCGGCGTCGTCGCCGGTAGTCACTGGGGCGGCTGGCTGCTCCGTAATATCGGCATCGAAGGCCTTGGCGGCATCGTGTCCGCTATCGGCCACACTCCGATGCCGTTCTACCACCCGATCAAGCTGCTCGCCCTCGTTGGCGCTGGTTTGGGTGTGTACGGCCTGATCGCGCTGACCAAGCGCAGGGTAAATCTGGACGAGACCAAGCAGTCTTCCAGCTGGTATGACTGGTACCTGATCACCCTGATCTGGACCATCTTCCTGACCGGTATCGGTGCCATGGTCTTCCGTGTCCTCGGCGCAGCCATACTGGCTTACCCGGTTTACTACGTACACCTGATTACGGTCTTCATGCTGCTTGCGTACCTCCCCTGGTCCAAGCTCGGCCATCTCGTGTACCGTACCGTGGCATTGTCCTACGCCAAGAAGATTGGCCGCATCCCCATGGGCGCTGACAAATAG